The Euwallacea similis isolate ESF13 chromosome 15, ESF131.1, whole genome shotgun sequence genome has a window encoding:
- the Tollo gene encoding toll-like receptor Tollo, with protein sequence MATSPLWFLLFGVIFGVFSASLSKTLLYQAPDECKWLVVDSSSDEDDVALVCRLRTINSEFEHTNFSEIQPEHTVRLRLECSDALFFQSSLKAGSFKSLVELKELSIEYCKIGNLSDGAFKGLKELRNLTLKTHNTDWSAMALDISPNAFSEELRLLERLDLGENNMWSIPEGALCPLYALEVLNLTKNRLREVSSFHFSSSFSEKCGTNLKILDLSRNNIDSLPSGAFSSLNRVEKLYLQGNGLSTVADRALEGLTALHILKLSDNRLVNLPPELFGDTRDLREMYLQNNSINVLAPGLFSELTQMLVLDLSHNELTSEWINTATFAGLVRLVVLDVSYNRITRLEQSVFRDLYSLQILRLNDNFLESVPENIFSALYNLHTLIMTNNRLTRIEADTFSGLFVLSLLSLDNNRISWIHQEALKNSSGLQDFHLNGNKLHQVPEVIRSVPLLKNLDLGENHIDSINNETFSDLKHMYGLRLTENNIGNISKGIFDKMASLKILNLSRNKIQKVTAGTFDNNLNLQAIRLDGNYLTDIEGLFAKLPSLVWLNISDNRLKWFDYALIPTRLHWLDIHSNQIEELGNYFEIESTLSLSTFDASSNKLTEITGSAIPNSVEVLFLNDNLISKVQSYSFFKKPNLTRVDLFGNKITSLDPNSLRISAVPPEKDLPEFYIGGNPYRCDCTMEWLQKVNSVNKARTQPKLVDLESIYCQLLYNRGRTYVPLVEAAPYQFLCTYESHCFALCHCCDFDACDCEMTCPTNCTCYHDQSWNANVVDCSNSGYINKLPDLIPMDATQLYIDGNDLRSLNSHAFIGRKKLKILFLNNSNIEEIQNRTFHGLKELETLHLDGNRLNVLKGYEFEGLEELREVFLQRNRLITIENDTFKGLRHLKVLRLDHNRLTTLDIWTLSNTLIEATLAFNPWSCDCEFTEKLREWMIKGDAVQDISKVRCLFNSTEIDYYSDEIYSDSSELGFYITQNFTKCTGAASIDNSVNGNLTATKTIIKKPIIQDYLPLLVITLAVFAVIVMLTLVLFVFRQEVRVWLHSKFGVRVFQRPSNVDRDDRDKLFDAFVSYSSKDEGWVAEVLAPALEPHYKLCLHYRDYPVGAFLADSIVQAVESSKRTIMVLSDNFIKSEWCRFEFKSAHHQVLRDRRRRLIVILLGEVPQKDLDPDIRLYLKTNYYLQWGDKLFWEKLRYALPDVPNNHRHNSVRTPHVHHHVHRHSGRGQPPNPPGQQGPRTVAIHI encoded by the coding sequence ATGGCAACTTCCCCGTTGTGGTTCCTGTTATTCGGGGTCATCTTCGGGGTGTTTTCGGCCTCACTGAGCAAAACCTTACTCTACCAAGCACCGGATGAGTGCAAGTGGCTAGTAGTAGACTCATCATCCGACGAAGATGACGTAGCGTTGGTGTGCAGACTCAGAACCATCAATAGCGAATTCGAGCACACCAATTTCAGCGAAATTCAACCTGAGCACACAGTGAGACTCCGCCTTGAGTGCTCTGATGCTCTATTTTTCCAAAGTTCATTAAAAGCCGGGAGCTTCAAGTCTTTGGTTGAATTAAAGGAGCTGAGCATTGAGTACTGCAAAATTGGAAATCTTTCTGATGGAGCGTTTAAAGGGTTGAAGGAACTTAGAAATTTGACCTTAAAGACCCATAATACTGACTGGAGTGCTATGGCTTTGGACATAAGCCCCAATGCTTTTTCTGAGGAGCTGCGCCTGCTTGAAAGATTGGACTTAGGGGAGAATAACATGTGGAGCATTCCTGAAGGGGCTTTATGCCCCTTATACGCTCTCGAGGTGCTGAACTTGACTAAAAATCGCCTAAGGGAGGTGTCCAGTTTTCACTTCTCTAGCAGCTTTTCTGAGAAATGCGGGACTAATTTAAAGATCCTGGACTTGTCTCGGAACAATATTGATTCCCTTCCATCAGGAGCATTTTCTAGTCTCAATAGAGTGGAAAAGTTGTATTTGCAGGGTAATGGATTATCAACGGTAGCCGATAGAGCTCTGGAAGGCTTGACAGCTCTTCATATCTTGAAATTATCGGATAATCGTCTTGTAAATTTGCCCCCTGAGTTGTTCGGAGATACTCGAGATTTACGGGAGATGTACCTGCAAAATAACTCGATAAATGTGCTGGCGCCTGGTTTATTCAGCGAACTCACGCAAATGTTAGTGCTCGATTTATCTCATAACGAGTTAACATCGGAGTGGATCAATACTGCAACGTTTGCAGGACTAGTGCGGCTTGTTGTGCTCGATGTCAGTTATAACAGGATTACTCGGCTAGAACAGAGCGTATTCCGTGATCTCTATAGTTTGCAAATATTGAGACTCAATGATAATTTCCTGGAGAGTGTTcctgaaaacattttcagtgcGCTTTACAACCTGCATACGCTCATCATGACCAACAATAGGCTCACTCGGATTGAAGCTGATACCTTTAGTGGTTTGTTTGTGCTCTCCCTACTTTCATTGGATAACAATAGAATATCATGGATCCATCAAGAGGCCTTGAAAAATAGCTCGGGACTTCaggattttcatttaaatggaaataagcTGCATCAAGTACCGGAGGTGATCAGGAGCGTTCCCTTGCTGAAGAATTTGGATTTAGGGGAGAATCACATAGATTCCATAAATAACGAGACTTTCAGTGATTTGAAGCATATGTACGGGTTGAGGCTGACTGAAAATAACATCGGTAATATCTCCAAGGGAATCTTCGATAAAATGGCCTCGCTGAAAATCCTAAACCTTTCACGCAACAAGATTCAGAAAGTGACCGCCGGCACTTTCGACAACAACCTTAATTTACAGGCCATTCGGCTCGACGGGAACTATTTAACTGACATTGAAGGATTGTTCGCGAAATTGCCGAGTCTGGTGTGGTTGAACATCTCCGATAACCGGCTGAAGTGGTTCGATTATGCTTTAATCCCTACGAGGCTCCATTGGTTGGACATACACTCCAACCAAATCGAGGAACTGGGAAATTACTTTGAAATCGAGTCCACTTTATCTTTGAGCACCTTCGACGCTAGTTCCAATAAACTGACTGAAATCACAGGAAGTGCCATTCCTAATAGTGTGGAAGTGCTTTTTTTGAATGACAATTTGATTTCCAAAGTGCAGTCCTACTCCTTCTTCAAGAAGCCAAATTTGACTAGGGTTGATTTGTTTGGCAACAAAATTACCAGTCTCGATCCGAATTCTTTGAGAATCTCTGCAGTACCCCCTGAAAAAGATTTACCAGAGTTTTATATAGGCGGCAATCCTTACAGGTGCGATTGTACTATGGAGTGGCTGCAAAAAGTCAATTCTGTCAACAAGGCTCGAACTCAACCAAAACTTGTGGATTTGGAGAGCATCTACTGCCAACTTCTGTATAACCGAGGAAGAACTTATGTTCCTTTAGTTGAAGCTGCCCCTTATCAGTTTCTCTGCACCTACGAATCACACTGTTTTGCATTGTGCCATTGCTGCGACTTTGATGCTTGTGATTGTGAAATGACCTGTCCCACAAATTGCACGTGCTACCATGATCAGTCTTGGAACGCCAACGTTGTAGATTGCAGTAATAGCGGATACATCAACAAACTTCCAGATTTGATTCCAATGGATGCCACCCAATTATACATTGATGGAAATGATCTAAGGTCATTGAATAGCCACGCTTttattggaagaaaaaagttgaagATTCTATTCCTCAACAATTCAAACATTGAAGAAATCCAAAATAGAACTTTCCATGGACTGAAAGAATTAGAGACGTTGCATTTGGATGGAAATCGTTTGAACGTCCTTAAAGGGTATGAGTTTGAGGGCTTAGAGGAGCTGCGAGAGGTGTTTTTACAGAGAAACCGATTGATTACTATAGAAAATGACACTTTCAAAGGATTGAGACATTTGAAAGTGTTGAGGCTTGATCATAACAGACTCACGACCTTGGACATTTGGACACTCTCCAATACCCTAATTGAAGCAACCCTAGCCTTCAACCCTTGGAGCTGTGATTGTGAGTTCACGGAAAAGTTACGCGAATGGATGATCAAAGGAGACGCAGTTCAGGATATATCAAAAGTGCGGTGTTTGTTCAACTCCACAGAAATAGACTATTATAGTGATGAAATCTACTCAGATAGCTCAGAGCTAGGTTTCTACATAACTCAAAACTTTACCAAGTGTACCGGTGCTGCCAGTATCGACAATAGTGTTAACGGAAACTTGACAGCAACCAAAACTATAATTAAGAAGCCAATTATCCAAGACTATCTTCCACTTCTAGTGATAACTCTTGCTGTGTTCGCGGTGATAGTGATGTTGACGCTGGTCCTGTTCGTGTTCAGGCAAGAAGTGCGGGTGTGGCTGCACTCGAAGTTCGGGGTTCGGGTATTTCAAAGACCCTCTAATGTCGATCGGGATGATCGAGATAAATTGTTCGATGCTTTTGTGAGTTACAGTTCGAAAGACGAGGGTTGGGTGGCCGAAGTGTTGGCTCCAGCACTAGAACCGCACTACAAATTGTGTCTACACTACCGTGACTATCCTGTGGGTGCGTTTCTCGCGGACAGTATAGTGCAAGCAGTGGAGTCCTCCAAGAGGACTATCATGGTCCTATCGGACAATTTTATCAAATCGGAATGGTGTCGGTTCGAGTTCAAATCGGCACATCACCAAGTGCTGCGCGATCGCCGACGTAGACTTATAGTGATCCTCCTTGGGGAGGTACCCCAAAAAGATCTGGACCCGGATATAAGACTCTACCTAAAAACCAACTATTACCTTCAATGGGGAGACAAACTCTTCTGGGAAAAACTCAGGTATGCCCTTCCAGATGTTCCGAACAATCATAGACATAATTCAGTGCGCACACCCCATGTGCACCACCACGTGCACAGGCACAGTGGGAGGGGGCAACCCCCGAATCCCCCCGGCCAACAAGGCCCTCGAACTGTAGCTATTCACATCTGA